One window of Curtobacterium sp. 458 genomic DNA carries:
- the thiL gene encoding thiamine-phosphate kinase, with amino-acid sequence MDAQHRDQPAPTVGEVGELDVLDRIVRRLPVGDPMVGPGDDCAVLAAPDGRYVVTTDMMVHGPDFRWAWSSPEDIGWKAAATNLSDVAAMGARPTGLVIALAAPQDTPVTVLERFADGVRLAVEALAPGCGVVGGDLSTSSTFTVAVTAFGDLAGHAPVLRSGARPGDVVAVSGELGRAGRGLARLFRDGVDGSGEPSRTATVASGADADPDVARQRRPVPPIGDGVLAAETGATAMLDLSDGLAIDGGRLARASRVTLDLDPRAVPDAFALHGGEDHGLLATFPAEAVLPGGFRRVGEVRDRAGHDVLRGGEPVPTTGWDPYADWDGATG; translated from the coding sequence GTGGACGCGCAGCACCGGGACCAGCCCGCACCGACCGTGGGGGAGGTCGGCGAGCTCGACGTCCTCGACCGCATCGTCCGACGACTCCCGGTCGGCGACCCGATGGTCGGCCCCGGTGACGACTGCGCGGTCCTCGCCGCTCCCGACGGCCGGTACGTCGTGACCACGGACATGATGGTGCACGGCCCGGACTTCCGCTGGGCGTGGTCCTCGCCGGAGGACATCGGCTGGAAGGCCGCCGCGACGAACCTGTCCGACGTCGCCGCGATGGGGGCCCGGCCGACCGGGCTCGTCATCGCGCTCGCGGCCCCGCAGGACACGCCGGTGACCGTGCTCGAACGGTTCGCCGACGGGGTGCGCCTCGCGGTCGAGGCCCTCGCCCCCGGCTGCGGCGTCGTCGGCGGCGACCTCTCCACCTCGTCGACGTTCACGGTCGCGGTCACCGCGTTCGGTGACCTCGCCGGTCACGCGCCGGTGCTCCGGTCGGGCGCACGCCCCGGTGACGTCGTCGCCGTGTCCGGAGAGCTCGGCCGCGCCGGCCGCGGGCTCGCACGGCTCTTCCGCGACGGGGTGGACGGGTCCGGGGAGCCCTCGCGCACCGCGACGGTCGCGAGCGGTGCCGACGCCGATCCGGACGTCGCCCGGCAGCGACGCCCGGTCCCGCCGATCGGTGACGGTGTGCTCGCGGCGGAGACCGGCGCGACCGCGATGCTGGACCTCTCGGACGGGCTGGCGATCGACGGTGGACGGCTGGCGCGGGCGAGCCGGGTGACGCTCGACCTCGATCCGCGGGCGGTCCCGGACGCGTTCGCCCTGCACGGCGGCGAGGACCACGGGCTCCTCGCGACGTTCCCCGCCGAGGCCGTCCTGCCCGGGGGCTTCCGCCGCGTCGGGGAGGTGCGGGACCGGGCCGGGCACGACGTCCTCCGCGGCGGCGAACCGGTCCCGACGACGGGCTGGGACCCCTACGCGGACTGGGACGGTGCGACGGGCTGA
- the leuD gene encoding 3-isopropylmalate dehydratase small subunit: MDKITTVSGIAAPLKRSNVDTDQIIPAVYLKRVTKTGFEDALFAGWRQDPDFVLNQPEYQGAKVLVAGPDFGTGSSREHAVWALRDFGFQVVVSSRFADIFKGNAGKQGLVTAIVTESEVEALWAEIERNPGVSATVDLEAQRVSLGDVDVPFEIDAYTRWRLMEGLDDIGLTLRDETAITEFESRRSRWRPKTLPVK, encoded by the coding sequence ATGGACAAGATCACCACCGTCTCCGGGATCGCCGCGCCGCTCAAGCGCTCGAACGTCGACACCGACCAGATCATCCCCGCGGTCTACCTCAAGCGCGTCACGAAGACCGGCTTCGAGGACGCCCTGTTCGCCGGATGGCGCCAGGACCCCGACTTCGTGCTGAACCAGCCCGAGTACCAGGGCGCGAAGGTCCTGGTCGCCGGGCCCGACTTCGGCACCGGATCGTCCCGCGAGCACGCCGTCTGGGCGCTCCGCGACTTCGGGTTTCAGGTCGTCGTGTCGTCCCGGTTCGCGGACATCTTCAAGGGCAACGCCGGCAAGCAGGGGCTCGTCACGGCGATCGTGACCGAATCGGAAGTCGAGGCGCTCTGGGCCGAGATCGAGCGGAACCCCGGGGTCTCCGCGACGGTCGACCTCGAGGCGCAGCGCGTGTCGCTGGGCGATGTGGACGTGCCCTTCGAGATCGACGCTTACACTCGTTGGCGGTTGATGGAAGGGCTCGACGACATCGGGCTCACCCTCCGTGACGAGACCGCGATCACGGAGTTCGAATCCCGCCGCTCCCGTTGGCGGCCGAAGACATTGCCGGTGAAGTAG
- the leuC gene encoding 3-isopropylmalate dehydratase large subunit, with translation MGKTLAEKVWDDHVVVKGEDGKPDLLYIDLHLVHEVTSPQAFDGLRQAGRPVRRLDLTIATEDHNTPTLAIDRPIADPTSRTQIETLRRNCAEFGVRLHSLGDKEQGIVHVVGPQLGLTMPGITVVCGDSHTSTHGAFGAMAFGIGTSEVEHVLATQTLPLKPFKTMAITVEGTLRPGVTAKDIILAVIAEIGTGGGQGYVLEYRGSAIRALSMEGRMTICNMSIEAGARAGMVAPDQTTYDYVQGRDHAPTGQDWDDAVAYWETLRTDDDAVFDAEVFIDADELEPFVTWGTNPGQGVSLSENVPDPSDYSDPNDQAAASRALEYMDLQAGTPMKDIAVDAVFMGSCTNSRIEDLRAFASIIQGRTKAEGVRVMVVPGSARVRLEAEAEGLDKVFTDFGAEWRFAGCSMCLGMNPDQLAPGERCASTSNRNFEGRQGKGGRTHLVSPLVAAATAVRGTLSSPWDLETDDAIASVTDDAATATTAEGAN, from the coding sequence ATGGGAAAGACGCTCGCCGAGAAGGTGTGGGACGACCACGTCGTGGTCAAGGGCGAGGACGGCAAGCCGGACCTCCTCTACATCGACCTCCACCTCGTGCACGAGGTCACGAGCCCGCAGGCGTTCGACGGTCTGCGCCAGGCCGGCCGGCCGGTGCGACGGCTCGACCTGACGATCGCGACCGAGGACCACAACACGCCGACCCTCGCGATCGACCGGCCCATCGCCGACCCGACGAGCCGCACCCAGATCGAGACGCTCCGCCGCAACTGCGCGGAGTTCGGTGTCCGCCTGCACTCGCTCGGCGACAAGGAGCAGGGGATCGTCCACGTGGTCGGTCCGCAGCTCGGGCTGACCATGCCGGGCATCACCGTCGTGTGCGGCGACTCCCACACGTCGACCCACGGCGCGTTCGGCGCGATGGCGTTCGGCATCGGCACGTCCGAGGTCGAACACGTGCTCGCGACGCAGACCCTGCCGCTCAAGCCCTTCAAGACGATGGCGATCACGGTCGAGGGGACCCTGCGCCCCGGCGTGACGGCGAAGGACATCATCCTCGCGGTCATCGCGGAGATCGGCACCGGCGGCGGGCAGGGCTACGTGCTCGAGTACCGCGGCTCCGCGATCCGCGCGCTCTCGATGGAGGGCCGCATGACGATCTGCAACATGTCGATCGAGGCCGGCGCCCGCGCGGGCATGGTCGCTCCCGACCAGACCACCTACGACTACGTCCAGGGCCGCGACCACGCGCCGACCGGGCAGGACTGGGACGACGCCGTCGCGTACTGGGAGACCCTGCGCACCGACGACGACGCGGTGTTCGACGCCGAGGTGTTCATCGACGCCGACGAGCTCGAGCCCTTCGTCACCTGGGGCACCAACCCCGGTCAGGGCGTCTCGCTGTCCGAGAACGTGCCGGACCCGTCCGACTACAGCGACCCGAACGACCAGGCCGCCGCGTCGCGCGCGCTGGAGTACATGGACCTGCAGGCCGGCACGCCGATGAAGGACATCGCCGTCGACGCGGTGTTCATGGGCTCGTGCACGAACTCCCGCATCGAGGACCTCCGGGCCTTCGCGTCGATCATCCAGGGCCGCACGAAGGCCGAGGGTGTCCGCGTGATGGTGGTGCCGGGCTCCGCGCGCGTCCGGCTCGAGGCCGAAGCCGAGGGGCTGGACAAGGTGTTCACGGACTTCGGAGCCGAGTGGCGGTTCGCCGGCTGCTCGATGTGCCTCGGCATGAACCCCGACCAGCTCGCGCCGGGGGAGCGCTGCGCCTCCACCTCGAACCGCAACTTCGAGGGCCGGCAGGGCAAGGGCGGGCGGACCCACCTCGTGTCGCCGCTCGTCGCCGCCGCCACCGCTGTGCGCGGGACGCTGTCGAGCCCGTGGGACCTGGAGACCGACGATGCGATCGCATCGGTGACCGACGACGCCGCGACGGCGACGACCGCTGAAGGAGCGAACTGA
- a CDS encoding DUF3515 family protein yields MDTARRTTRTTAIVGVAIALAAGLTGCTNAVSMTAAPSANVAACADAQVRLPSVVGQDAALRNTDAQSTAAWGDPAVAIYHCGVAVPTVSDLPCFSKGSVDWIRDDRGAQIVYTTFGRSPAVQVVIESSKATDQVLQDIGTAVSTLPKDGHRCLDPSEVNG; encoded by the coding sequence ATGGACACCGCTCGCCGCACCACCCGCACCACCGCGATCGTCGGTGTGGCGATCGCCCTCGCCGCCGGGCTCACCGGGTGCACGAACGCCGTCTCGATGACCGCGGCACCGTCCGCGAACGTCGCTGCGTGCGCCGACGCCCAGGTGCGGCTGCCGAGCGTCGTCGGCCAGGACGCCGCGCTGCGGAACACCGACGCCCAGTCGACCGCCGCGTGGGGCGACCCGGCTGTGGCGATCTACCACTGCGGCGTCGCGGTGCCGACCGTGTCCGACCTGCCGTGCTTCTCGAAGGGGTCGGTCGACTGGATCCGGGACGACCGTGGCGCGCAGATCGTGTACACGACCTTCGGCCGGTCTCCTGCGGTGCAGGTCGTCATCGAGTCCTCGAAGGCGACCGACCAGGTCCTGCAGGACATCGGGACCGCGGTGTCGACGCTGCCGAAGGACGGGCACCGATGCCTCGACCCGTCCGAGGTCAACGGCTGA
- a CDS encoding FUSC family protein, with protein MTTPAHSTRTVNLEGAARAAIAGGAPLAVLITLGMPGYAAFAMFAGFTAIFGATEPYRQRAVTTGVAGALQTVSMLAGVGVALLGHPLWLQAVGLVVVLVVAVCTLTVLRTIPAQPIFPVFAFVVSALVPLRPADVPTVLVVIVCSVAWAWAVAMSGAVLRRVLHPRAPHRFRPLAPRKHRSLDVLRTPALRETVALNVVGSLVAGGIAEALPGLGHPYWAVIAVVSTLPALRQRHTLRRAWQRVIGTVGGTVIAVGILLLEPSVWWIVVIAVVGQFFAEIFVARRYAVTLLFLTPLALAVSWLSLPEAPELLALDRIAQTVLGALVSVALLLVGRAIERRRGRPLGATSAIPTV; from the coding sequence ATGACGACACCTGCGCACTCGACCCGGACCGTTAACCTCGAGGGCGCAGCACGCGCCGCGATCGCCGGTGGCGCTCCGCTCGCCGTGCTCATCACCCTCGGGATGCCCGGCTATGCGGCGTTCGCGATGTTCGCCGGGTTCACCGCGATCTTCGGTGCGACCGAGCCCTACCGGCAGCGCGCCGTCACGACGGGTGTCGCCGGGGCACTGCAGACCGTAAGCATGCTCGCGGGCGTGGGCGTCGCGCTCCTCGGGCACCCGCTCTGGCTGCAGGCGGTCGGACTCGTGGTCGTGCTCGTCGTCGCCGTGTGCACGCTCACCGTGCTCCGGACGATCCCCGCACAGCCGATCTTCCCGGTGTTCGCGTTCGTGGTGTCCGCGCTCGTGCCGCTCCGGCCGGCCGACGTCCCGACGGTGCTGGTGGTCATCGTCTGCTCGGTCGCGTGGGCGTGGGCGGTGGCGATGTCGGGCGCCGTGCTCCGACGGGTGCTCCACCCGCGGGCACCGCACCGGTTCCGGCCGCTCGCGCCGCGGAAGCACCGCTCCCTCGACGTCCTCCGCACCCCGGCACTCCGCGAGACCGTCGCCCTCAACGTCGTCGGGTCCCTCGTGGCGGGTGGCATCGCCGAGGCCCTCCCCGGGCTCGGGCACCCCTACTGGGCGGTGATCGCGGTCGTGTCGACGCTCCCGGCGCTCCGGCAGCGGCACACGCTCCGCCGTGCGTGGCAGCGTGTCATCGGGACCGTCGGCGGCACGGTCATCGCGGTCGGCATCCTGCTGCTCGAGCCGAGCGTGTGGTGGATCGTCGTGATCGCCGTGGTGGGGCAGTTCTTCGCCGAGATCTTCGTCGCGCGGCGCTATGCCGTGACGCTGCTCTTCCTCACGCCGCTCGCCCTCGCGGTGTCGTGGCTGAGCCTGCCCGAGGCGCCGGAGCTCCTTGCACTCGACCGCATCGCGCAGACCGTGCTCGGGGCGCTCGTCAGCGTGGCGCTGCTCCTCGTCGGACGCGCGATCGAGCGTCGCCGGGGCCGTCCGCTGGGTGCGACGAGCGCGATCCCGACCGTCTGA
- a CDS encoding histidine phosphatase family protein → MTSERPGELVLVRHGETEWSKSGQHTGRTDIPLTEHGVEQAERAGRYLADRSFALALSSPLQRARRTAELVGVDPELDEDLYEWDYGAYEGLTTPQIKVLRHGPWDLWTDGVPAGETPGENAAEVRVRVERVLNRVRPVLAEGDDAIVVAHGHVLRALGAAWIRLAPQDGAVLKLGTATVSSLGYEHGRPVIDSWNVEPRD, encoded by the coding sequence ATGACCTCGGAACGCCCCGGCGAACTCGTCCTCGTCCGTCACGGAGAGACGGAGTGGTCGAAGAGCGGGCAGCACACCGGCCGCACTGACATCCCGCTCACCGAGCACGGTGTCGAGCAGGCGGAGCGCGCCGGCCGGTACCTCGCGGACCGCTCCTTCGCGCTCGCGCTGTCGAGCCCCCTGCAGCGTGCTCGACGCACCGCGGAGCTGGTCGGGGTGGACCCGGAGCTCGACGAGGACCTCTACGAGTGGGACTACGGCGCGTACGAGGGGCTGACCACACCGCAGATCAAGGTGCTGCGCCACGGCCCGTGGGACCTCTGGACCGACGGGGTGCCCGCTGGCGAGACCCCCGGTGAGAACGCCGCCGAGGTCCGGGTCCGGGTCGAGCGCGTCCTGAACCGTGTCCGTCCGGTGCTCGCCGAGGGTGACGACGCGATCGTGGTCGCGCACGGGCACGTCCTCCGCGCGCTCGGGGCCGCCTGGATCCGTCTGGCACCGCAGGACGGGGCGGTGCTCAAGCTCGGCACCGCGACGGTGAGCTCGCTCGGCTACGAGCACGGCCGCCCCGTCATCGACTCCTGGAACGTCGAGCCGCGCGACTGA
- a CDS encoding NAD(P)H-dependent glycerol-3-phosphate dehydrogenase, with product MQTTDKPRVAVIGAGSWGTTFAKVLAEGGADTIVWARRPEVAREITETKRNSEYLPGINLPRTLTASTSLSAVLDGAQQVYVSVPSQSLRSNLAAIAPLLPEDVPVVSLMKGVEKATGLRMSEVLHEGLGIDRDRIAVASGPNLALEIARRQPTAAVVSSSSLDTATAVAAVATNPYFRSFINTDVIGTEFGGVLKNLIAVAIGIVDGVGYGENTKASIITRGLAEMTEFAVSLGAQPSTLSGLAGLGDLIATCQSPLSRNNTAGRLLGQGYRFDEVVRQMNQTAEGLASVAPILELAAANGVDMPIVSQVGEVLAGRLDPRNIAPHLTETDEPQGE from the coding sequence ATGCAGACGACCGACAAGCCGCGGGTCGCCGTGATCGGCGCCGGCAGCTGGGGGACCACGTTCGCGAAGGTGCTCGCCGAGGGCGGGGCCGACACCATCGTGTGGGCGCGTCGCCCCGAGGTGGCGCGCGAGATCACCGAGACGAAGCGGAACTCGGAGTACCTGCCCGGCATCAACCTGCCGCGGACGCTCACCGCCTCGACGTCGCTGTCCGCCGTGCTCGACGGTGCACAGCAGGTCTACGTGTCGGTGCCGTCGCAGTCGCTGCGGTCGAACCTCGCCGCGATCGCGCCGCTCCTGCCCGAGGACGTCCCGGTCGTCAGCCTCATGAAGGGCGTCGAGAAGGCCACCGGGCTGCGGATGAGCGAGGTCCTGCACGAGGGACTCGGCATCGACCGTGACCGCATCGCCGTCGCGAGCGGTCCGAACCTCGCCCTCGAGATCGCTCGACGGCAGCCCACCGCGGCCGTCGTGTCGTCGTCGTCGCTCGACACCGCGACCGCGGTCGCCGCGGTCGCCACGAACCCGTACTTCCGGTCGTTCATCAACACCGACGTGATCGGCACCGAGTTCGGCGGTGTGCTGAAGAACCTCATCGCGGTCGCCATCGGCATCGTGGACGGCGTCGGCTACGGCGAGAACACGAAGGCGTCGATCATCACGCGCGGCCTCGCCGAGATGACCGAGTTCGCGGTGTCGCTCGGCGCGCAGCCCTCGACGCTGTCCGGTCTGGCCGGCCTCGGCGACCTCATCGCCACCTGCCAGTCGCCGCTGTCCCGCAACAACACCGCGGGCCGCCTGCTCGGTCAGGGCTACCGCTTCGACGAGGTCGTCCGGCAGATGAACCAGACCGCCGAGGGGCTCGCGTCCGTCGCGCCGATCCTCGAGCTCGCGGCCGCGAACGGCGTCGACATGCCCATCGTCAGCCAGGTGGGCGAGGTCCTCGCCGGTAGGCTCGACCCGCGCAACATCGCGCCGCACCTCACCGAGACCGACGAGCCCCAGGGCGAGTGA
- a CDS encoding lysophospholipid acyltransferase family protein: protein MAASGDGLEARRGSASQVSTGLPNPGRRWRRGELNTAFRITASVVIPVFRFSARYHWHGPKRLPEGGAFVLAPNHFTNIDPLVVGTAVWLSRRAPRFLAKASLFKVPVFGKLMSGMGQIPVERSGRTRLSDPLGGGKSVIEQGGAIIVYPEGTLTRDPDLWPMRGKTGAVRIALENDVPLIPMAHWGTQGIMARYGKKLKLFPPTRVDVIVGDEVDLSAYRGRPIDQQMLVEATGIVMQRITELLEELRGEQAPATRWDPAANNQKETGKFE from the coding sequence GTGGCTGCTTCGGGTGACGGCCTGGAGGCGCGGCGCGGCTCCGCCTCGCAGGTCTCGACCGGTCTGCCCAACCCTGGGCGCCGGTGGCGCCGCGGTGAGCTGAACACCGCGTTCCGCATCACCGCGTCGGTGGTGATCCCGGTCTTCCGGTTCTCCGCGCGCTACCACTGGCACGGGCCGAAGCGCCTGCCCGAGGGCGGCGCCTTCGTGCTCGCACCGAACCACTTCACGAACATCGACCCGCTCGTGGTGGGCACGGCCGTCTGGCTGTCCCGCCGCGCGCCGCGGTTCCTGGCGAAAGCGTCGCTCTTCAAGGTCCCGGTGTTCGGCAAGCTCATGTCCGGCATGGGGCAGATCCCGGTCGAACGCTCCGGCCGGACCCGGCTCAGCGACCCGCTCGGCGGCGGCAAGTCCGTCATCGAGCAGGGCGGTGCGATCATCGTGTACCCCGAGGGCACGCTGACCCGTGACCCCGACCTCTGGCCGATGCGCGGGAAGACCGGCGCGGTCCGGATCGCGCTCGAGAACGACGTGCCGCTCATCCCCATGGCCCACTGGGGCACGCAGGGGATCATGGCGCGCTACGGGAAGAAGCTGAAGTTGTTCCCGCCGACCCGTGTCGACGTCATCGTCGGCGACGAGGTCGACCTCTCGGCCTACCGCGGTCGTCCGATCGACCAGCAGATGCTCGTCGAGGCGACCGGGATCGTCATGCAGCGCATCACCGAGCTGCTCGAGGAGCTCCGCGGCGAGCAGGCGCCGGCGACCCGCTGGGACCCGGCCGCGAACAACCAGAAGGAGACCGGCAAGTTTGAGTGA
- the crcB gene encoding fluoride efflux transporter CrcB yields the protein MNPLELLVIAVGGGVGAALRFVLDGAVKARVTAFPLGTLVINVSGSLVLGVLTGAGQSGALALPVVAVLGTGMMGGYTTFSTASVETVQLLRSGKPRLAVLNGLGMLVVSVGAAALGLLIGRNT from the coding sequence GTGAACCCGCTCGAACTCCTGGTCATCGCGGTCGGGGGCGGGGTGGGGGCAGCCCTGCGCTTCGTGCTCGACGGTGCCGTGAAGGCCCGTGTGACCGCGTTCCCGCTCGGCACGCTCGTCATCAACGTCTCCGGTTCGCTCGTGCTCGGCGTCCTCACGGGGGCGGGACAGTCCGGAGCACTGGCCCTCCCGGTGGTCGCCGTGCTCGGGACGGGCATGATGGGTGGGTACACGACGTTCTCGACGGCGAGCGTCGAGACCGTGCAGCTCCTCCGATCCGGCAAGCCCCGGCTCGCCGTCCTGAACGGCCTCGGGATGCTCGTCGTCTCGGTCGGCGCAGCCGCGCTCGGCCTGCTCATCGGAAGGAACACATGA
- a CDS encoding CrcB family protein, whose product MPHDRPVHLRWRFLGLVAVGGAIGTGLRALLAAAFPPGQGISWTILAINVVGAFCLGLLLEALAHRGPDVGRRRGLRLFVGTGVLGGFTTYSTLADDTAQLLDAGRWTAGSGYALLSVVLGLAAVVAGLWLAAVLRPRRVGGAS is encoded by the coding sequence GTGCCCCACGACCGACCCGTCCACCTCCGCTGGCGCTTCCTCGGCCTCGTCGCCGTCGGCGGTGCGATCGGCACCGGCCTCCGCGCACTGCTCGCCGCCGCGTTCCCGCCCGGGCAGGGGATCAGCTGGACGATCCTCGCGATCAACGTCGTCGGTGCGTTCTGCCTCGGGCTGCTGCTCGAGGCCCTCGCGCACCGCGGTCCCGACGTCGGCCGACGCCGCGGGCTCCGGTTGTTCGTCGGGACGGGCGTGCTCGGCGGCTTCACGACGTACAGCACCCTCGCGGACGACACCGCGCAGCTGCTCGACGCCGGTCGCTGGACGGCCGGGAGCGGCTACGCGCTCCTGTCGGTCGTGCTCGGACTCGCGGCGGTGGTCGCCGGGTTGTGGCTCGCCGCGGTGCTGCGGCCGCGTCGCGTGGGGGGTGCCTCGTGA
- a CDS encoding D-alanine--D-alanine ligase family protein, with translation MAKTTVAVLFGGRSSEHAISCVTAGGIMDVVDRDAYDIVPIGITKDGAFTLQVDDPARWAIHDRHLPEVLDNGTRVAFPTSPASRDLVVSHADGAVTTVPDVDVVFPILHGPFGEDGTIQGLLEIAGLPYVGDGVLASALAMDKHVAKAVLEHAGLRVAPWTTVLRRQWASDPVDVAESVAAHGFPVFVKPARAGSSMGVSRVDEPSQLGAAMDLAFEHDSKVIVEPRVVGREVEVAVLEGRDGVPRTSLPGEIVVPEDGFYDFESKYLGGDESLLCPAPLTDSQTDEIRSIGARAFEAVGGAGLARVDCFLTDDGFVVNEVNTMPGFTPLSMYPRCWAATGVSYGELVTELIELGRAAVR, from the coding sequence ATGGCCAAGACCACCGTCGCCGTCCTCTTCGGCGGCCGTTCCAGCGAGCACGCGATCAGTTGCGTGACCGCCGGCGGGATCATGGACGTCGTCGACCGGGACGCCTACGACATCGTGCCGATCGGGATCACGAAGGACGGCGCGTTCACCCTGCAGGTCGACGACCCGGCGCGCTGGGCGATCCACGACCGCCACCTGCCCGAGGTCCTCGACAACGGCACCCGGGTGGCCTTCCCGACCTCCCCGGCGTCGCGGGACCTCGTCGTGTCGCACGCCGACGGCGCGGTCACGACGGTGCCCGACGTCGACGTGGTGTTCCCGATCCTGCACGGTCCGTTCGGCGAGGACGGCACGATCCAGGGTCTGCTCGAGATCGCCGGCCTGCCGTACGTCGGCGACGGGGTGCTCGCGAGCGCCCTGGCGATGGACAAGCACGTGGCGAAGGCCGTGCTCGAACACGCCGGCCTGCGGGTCGCTCCGTGGACGACCGTGCTCCGTCGGCAGTGGGCGTCCGACCCGGTGGACGTCGCCGAGTCGGTGGCCGCGCACGGGTTCCCGGTGTTCGTGAAGCCTGCCCGGGCCGGTTCGAGCATGGGCGTCTCGCGCGTGGACGAGCCGTCGCAGCTCGGTGCCGCGATGGACCTGGCGTTCGAGCACGACTCGAAGGTGATCGTCGAGCCGCGGGTGGTCGGCCGCGAGGTCGAGGTCGCCGTGCTCGAGGGCCGCGACGGAGTGCCGCGCACGAGCCTCCCCGGCGAGATCGTCGTGCCGGAGGACGGCTTCTACGACTTCGAGTCGAAGTACCTCGGCGGCGACGAGTCGCTGCTGTGCCCGGCGCCCCTGACCGACTCGCAGACCGACGAGATCCGCTCCATCGGTGCCCGCGCGTTCGAGGCCGTCGGCGGGGCCGGGCTCGCCCGGGTCGACTGCTTCCTGACCGACGACGGCTTCGTGGTCAACGAGGTGAACACGATGCCGGGGTTCACGCCGCTGTCGATGTACCCGCGCTGCTGGGCGGCCACGGGTGTCTCGTACGGCGAGCTCGTCACCGAGCTCATCGAGCTGGGCCGCGCCGCCGTCCGCTGA
- the murA gene encoding UDP-N-acetylglucosamine 1-carboxyvinyltransferase: MNSLVQDAAAAGARVGLKSDEIVIRGGKPLVGRIEVRGAKNLATKAMVAALLGDTPSILKDVPDISDVKVVRGLLEVHGVRITDPARGELILDPSNVESAHFAEIDAHAGSSRIPILFCGPLLHKLGEAFIPDLGGCRIGDRPIDFHLDALRAMGAVVDKQVNGIHLTAPDGLRGAKIELPYPSVGATEQVLLSSVLATGVTELRNAAIEPEIMDLIAILQKMGAIVTVEPNRTIFIEGVESLRGYTHRAINDRNEAASWASAALATNGDIFVEGAKQQELMTFLNVFRKVGGGFDIQEDGIRFYREREVLRPVVVETDVHPGFMTDWQQPLIVALTQADGQSIVHETVYENRFGFTDALNEMGADIVVHKEGLPGHDRRVARRPFEQAAVITGPTTLHAADVRVPDLRGGFSHLIAALTAEGESRISNVGIISRGYEHFIPKLRKLGADFDFAG; the protein is encoded by the coding sequence GTGAACTCTCTCGTACAGGACGCCGCAGCCGCTGGGGCTCGCGTGGGGCTCAAGTCGGACGAGATCGTCATCCGTGGCGGCAAGCCGCTCGTGGGACGCATCGAGGTCCGCGGGGCCAAGAACCTCGCGACGAAGGCCATGGTGGCGGCACTCCTGGGCGACACCCCGTCGATCCTCAAGGACGTCCCGGACATCTCCGACGTCAAGGTCGTCCGCGGCCTGCTCGAGGTCCACGGCGTGCGCATCACGGATCCTGCACGAGGCGAGCTCATCCTCGACCCGTCGAACGTCGAGTCGGCGCACTTCGCCGAGATCGACGCGCACGCCGGGTCGAGCCGCATCCCGATCCTGTTCTGCGGCCCGCTGCTGCACAAGCTCGGCGAAGCGTTCATCCCCGACCTCGGCGGCTGCCGCATCGGCGACCGCCCGATCGACTTCCACCTCGACGCCCTCCGGGCGATGGGTGCCGTGGTCGACAAGCAGGTCAACGGCATCCACCTGACGGCACCGGACGGTCTGCGCGGCGCGAAGATCGAGCTGCCCTACCCGAGCGTCGGCGCGACCGAGCAGGTGCTGCTCTCGTCCGTCCTCGCCACGGGTGTCACCGAGCTCCGCAACGCCGCGATCGAGCCCGAGATCATGGACCTCATCGCGATCCTGCAGAAGATGGGCGCGATCGTCACTGTCGAGCCGAACCGCACGATCTTCATCGAGGGCGTCGAGTCGCTCCGCGGCTACACGCACCGCGCGATCAACGACCGCAACGAGGCCGCGAGCTGGGCCTCGGCCGCGCTCGCGACCAACGGCGACATCTTCGTCGAGGGCGCGAAGCAGCAGGAGCTCATGACGTTCCTCAACGTCTTCCGCAAGGTCGGCGGCGGGTTCGACATCCAGGAGGACGGCATCCGCTTCTACCGCGAGCGCGAGGTCCTCCGCCCCGTGGTCGTCGAGACGGACGTGCACCCCGGGTTCATGACGGACTGGCAGCAGCCGCTCATCGTGGCACTCACGCAGGCGGACGGCCAGAGCATCGTGCACGAGACCGTCTACGAGAACCGCTTCGGCTTCACCGACGCGCTGAACGAGATGGGCGCCGACATCGTCGTCCACAAGGAGGGGCTGCCCGGACACGACCGTCGCGTCGCCCGCCGCCCGTTCGAGCAGGCCGCGGTCATCACCGGTCCGACCACGCTCCACGCCGCGGACGTCCGCGTGCCGGACCTCCGCGGTGGCTTCAGCCACCTCATCGCGGCCCTGACCGCCGAGGGAGAGTCGCGCATCTCCAACGTCGGCATCATCAGCCGGGGCTACGAGCACTTCATCCCGAAGCTCCGCAAGCTCGGCGCCGACTTCGACTTCGCCGGCTGA